The following proteins come from a genomic window of Geomonas sp. RF6:
- the prfA gene encoding peptide chain release factor 1, giving the protein MFEKIAELERRFEELESLMSDPEVLANQAEFRKLSREHSGLAELIAAYREYKKVLADIEGNKELLKEPDQEMREMAEAELESLEERRTALEAEIKVLLLPKDPNDDKNVILEIRAGTGGDESALFAGDLFRMYTRYAETNRWRVEIISASESEKGGFKEVVALVEGIGAYAKLKYESGTHRVQRVPETEAQGRIHTSACTVAVLPEAEDIDIDINPADLKVDVYRSSGAGGQHVNTTDSAVRITHIPTGVVVACQEERSQIKNRAKAMKVLKSRILDSMVMEQNARLAADRKSQVGSGDRSERIRTYNFPQGRMTDHRIGLTLYRLDSIMAGDIAEITDTLRTHYQMEALQAQSEM; this is encoded by the coding sequence ATGTTTGAAAAGATAGCCGAACTGGAAAGGCGCTTCGAGGAGCTCGAGTCGCTGATGTCCGACCCCGAAGTGCTGGCGAACCAGGCCGAGTTTCGCAAGCTCTCCCGGGAACACTCCGGGCTTGCCGAGCTCATCGCCGCCTACCGCGAGTACAAGAAGGTCCTTGCGGACATCGAGGGGAACAAGGAGCTCCTGAAGGAGCCGGATCAGGAGATGCGCGAGATGGCGGAGGCGGAGCTCGAGTCGCTCGAGGAGCGCCGCACCGCGCTGGAGGCGGAGATCAAGGTCCTCCTTCTTCCGAAGGACCCCAACGACGACAAGAACGTCATCCTGGAGATCCGTGCCGGAACCGGCGGCGACGAGTCCGCGCTCTTTGCCGGCGACCTCTTCCGCATGTACACCCGCTACGCCGAGACCAACCGCTGGCGCGTGGAGATCATCTCCGCTTCCGAGTCGGAAAAGGGGGGCTTCAAGGAGGTCGTGGCCCTTGTGGAAGGGATCGGCGCCTACGCAAAGCTAAAGTATGAGTCGGGAACGCACCGCGTGCAGAGGGTGCCGGAAACCGAGGCGCAGGGGCGCATCCACACCAGCGCCTGTACCGTCGCGGTGCTCCCTGAAGCCGAGGACATCGACATCGACATCAACCCCGCTGATCTGAAGGTCGACGTGTACCGCTCCTCCGGCGCCGGCGGCCAGCACGTCAACACCACCGACTCCGCGGTCCGCATCACCCACATCCCCACCGGCGTGGTCGTCGCCTGCCAGGAAGAGCGCAGTCAGATAAAGAACCGCGCCAAGGCGATGAAGGTCCTGAAGTCGCGCATCCTCGACTCCATGGTCATGGAGCAGAACGCGAGACTCGCCGCCGACCGCAAAAGCCAGGTCGGCAGCGGCGACAGGAGCGAGAGGATCCGCACCTACAACTTCCCGCAGGGGCGCATGACCGACCACAGGATCGGGCTCACCCTGTACCGGCTCGACTCCATCATGGCCGGTGACATCGCCGAGATCACCGACACCCTGCGCACCCACTACCAGATGGAAGCCCTCCAGGCGCAGAGCGAAATGTAG